Proteins encoded by one window of Paraburkholderia terrae:
- a CDS encoding transglycosylase domain-containing protein: MNRPLRFPLRAISTTSAWKWFKWLLFASFLVAVALGVRFVQIEMDTSRLQARYLSELTRDVGFTVSEGPSDNIRFPTDGPYDIRLGYALLPAFERRLKERGFSVASQARDSERMASLADDGLFIPYEEKDQAGLMLYDSTGARLFGSQYPARAYDDFESVPPLVVSALLFIEDRHLLDPDQPNRNPAIDWGRFSRALMDQGLRVFNHNQAQPGGSTLATQIEKFRHSPGGRTATPKEKLRQIASASVRAYLDGPRTMPAREQIVVRYLNSVPLAAQPGIGEINGIGDGLTAWYGRDFAEVNRVLKAPSTPDNLAEQGLAFRQVLSLMIAQRGPSHFLLRKNDDLNALTESYLRLFAANGVITPELRDAALSQQLVLTRAKLAPPEGSYVERKAVTSLRTHLLSSLGVSTLYDLDRLDLRVTSTMNNKVQQDISDRLAAATTKDGAQAAGLYGFNMLQPKDDPSNIAFSFTLFEKRDGANLLRVQTDSVNRPFDINSGARLNLGSTAKLRTIITYLQIMQDLHARYGEMSVEELRAVKPEREDALTRWAVDYFMHTKDHSLTAMLDASVERKYSANAGETFYTGGGAQTFTNFEADENSRILTVHQAFQHSVNLVFVRMMRDIVHYETIRTSGPSSQWLDDPATRNMYLTRFADQESRVYMNRFYTKYHGKTQDEMLAILLRGVRKSPPKIATVLRSVRPDASQAWFNDQMRAALKNTPKANPPDDALAKLYEKYAIDKFNLNDRAYISSVHPQELWLVNYLREHPDANANQVMDASRDVRADSYKWLFKTRYHATQDRRIRRMVEQHAYDAIARSWQALGYPFSHLTPSYAAAIGASGDRPAALAQLIGVIVNKGNQAPTQSLSELEFAKGTPYETRFVRATPQPTEAISPEIARVAQTLLRDVVAGGTARRLAGGITFPNGKTLEVYGKTGTGDQRLNIYAKGRRLIESRKVNRTATFVFAIGDRFFGTLTAVVHEPYAKRYDFTSALAVQLLKSMAPGLQPLLDEPASKDTPKVAASTVPKDQ; encoded by the coding sequence ATGAATCGGCCACTACGGTTTCCGCTACGCGCAATCAGTACCACGTCCGCCTGGAAGTGGTTCAAGTGGCTCCTTTTCGCCTCGTTTCTTGTGGCCGTCGCCCTCGGCGTGCGCTTTGTTCAGATCGAAATGGACACGTCGCGCTTGCAGGCGCGCTATCTGTCCGAACTGACGCGCGATGTCGGGTTTACCGTCTCCGAAGGCCCGAGCGACAACATCCGCTTTCCAACCGACGGCCCCTACGACATCCGCCTCGGCTACGCGCTGCTTCCAGCATTCGAACGCCGTCTGAAAGAACGCGGCTTCTCGGTCGCATCGCAGGCGCGCGATTCGGAACGGATGGCGTCGCTCGCCGACGACGGCCTTTTCATTCCCTACGAAGAAAAGGATCAGGCGGGGCTGATGCTGTATGACTCGACGGGCGCGCGCCTGTTCGGCTCGCAGTATCCGGCGCGCGCGTATGACGATTTCGAGTCAGTGCCGCCGCTGGTGGTGTCGGCGCTGCTGTTTATCGAAGACCGCCATCTGCTCGACCCCGACCAGCCGAACCGCAATCCCGCCATCGACTGGGGCCGTTTCAGCCGCGCGCTGATGGATCAGGGCCTGCGGGTCTTCAACCACAACCAGGCGCAGCCCGGCGGCAGCACGCTCGCCACGCAGATCGAGAAATTCCGCCATTCGCCCGGCGGCCGCACGGCGACGCCGAAGGAAAAGCTGCGGCAGATCGCGTCGGCGTCGGTGCGGGCGTATCTCGACGGCCCGCGCACGATGCCCGCGCGCGAGCAGATCGTCGTGCGCTATCTGAACTCGGTGCCGCTCGCCGCGCAGCCCGGCATCGGCGAGATCAACGGTATCGGAGACGGGCTCACGGCGTGGTACGGCCGCGATTTCGCCGAAGTCAACCGCGTGCTGAAAGCGCCGTCCACGCCCGACAACCTCGCCGAACAGGGCCTCGCGTTCCGTCAGGTCCTGTCGCTGATGATCGCGCAGCGTGGGCCGTCGCACTTCCTGCTGCGCAAGAACGACGATCTCAATGCTCTGACGGAAAGCTATCTGCGCCTGTTTGCCGCGAACGGCGTGATTACCCCGGAATTGCGCGACGCCGCGCTGTCGCAACAACTCGTGCTGACGCGCGCGAAGCTCGCGCCACCCGAAGGCTCGTACGTCGAGCGCAAGGCGGTGACGTCGCTGCGCACGCATCTGCTGTCGTCGCTTGGCGTGTCGACGCTGTACGATCTCGACCGGCTCGATCTGCGCGTCACGTCGACGATGAACAACAAGGTCCAGCAGGACATCAGCGACCGGCTCGCCGCCGCGACGACGAAAGATGGCGCGCAGGCAGCCGGCCTCTATGGCTTCAACATGCTGCAACCGAAGGACGACCCGTCGAATATCGCCTTCAGCTTCACGCTGTTCGAAAAGCGCGACGGCGCGAATCTGTTGCGCGTGCAGACGGACAGCGTGAACCGTCCGTTCGATATCAACTCCGGCGCGCGCCTGAATCTCGGCTCGACGGCCAAGCTGCGCACGATCATCACGTATCTGCAGATCATGCAGGACCTGCATGCGCGCTATGGGGAAATGAGCGTGGAAGAACTGCGCGCCGTGAAGCCGGAACGCGAAGACGCGTTGACGCGCTGGGCTGTCGATTACTTCATGCACACGAAGGACCATTCGCTTACCGCGATGCTCGATGCGTCGGTCGAGCGCAAGTATTCGGCCAATGCGGGCGAAACCTTCTACACGGGCGGCGGCGCGCAAACCTTCACGAATTTCGAGGCCGACGAGAACTCGCGCATCCTCACCGTGCATCAGGCTTTCCAGCATTCGGTGAATCTCGTGTTCGTGCGGATGATGCGCGACATCGTCCACTATGAAACGATCAGGACGTCTGGCCCGTCGTCGCAATGGCTCGACGATCCCGCCACGCGCAACATGTATCTGACGCGCTTCGCGGATCAGGAAAGCCGCGTCTACATGAACCGCTTCTACACGAAGTATCACGGCAAGACGCAGGATGAGATGCTCGCGATCCTGCTGCGCGGCGTGCGCAAGTCGCCGCCGAAAATCGCGACCGTGTTGCGCAGCGTGCGGCCCGATGCATCGCAGGCCTGGTTCAACGACCAGATGCGCGCCGCGTTGAAGAACACGCCGAAAGCGAATCCGCCCGACGACGCGCTCGCGAAGCTCTACGAGAAGTACGCCATCGACAAGTTCAATCTGAACGACCGCGCGTATATCTCGAGCGTGCATCCGCAGGAACTGTGGCTCGTCAATTATCTGCGCGAGCATCCCGACGCGAACGCGAACCAGGTGATGGACGCGAGCCGCGACGTGCGCGCGGATTCGTACAAGTGGCTCTTCAAGACGCGCTATCACGCGACGCAGGATCGGCGCATCCGCCGCATGGTCGAGCAGCATGCGTACGATGCGATCGCCAGATCATGGCAAGCGCTTGGCTATCCGTTCTCGCATCTGACGCCGTCGTATGCGGCTGCGATCGGCGCATCGGGCGACCGGCCCGCGGCGCTCGCGCAGCTGATAGGCGTGATCGTGAACAAGGGCAATCAGGCGCCGACGCAAAGCCTGAGCGAACTCGAGTTCGCGAAGGGCACGCCGTACGAAACCCGCTTCGTGCGCGCGACGCCGCAGCCTACAGAAGCCATCTCGCCGGAGATCGCGCGCGTCGCGCAGACGCTGTTGCGCGACGTCGTCGCGGGCGGCACGGCGAGGCGCCTCGCGGGCGGCATCACGTTTCCGAACGGCAAGACGCTGGAGGTCTACGGCAAGACGGGGACGGGCGATCAGCGTTTGAACATCTACGCGAAAGGGCGCAGGCTGATCGAGTCGCGCAAGGTCAATCGCACGGCGACGTTCGTATTCGCGATCGGCGACCGCTTCTTCGGCACACTGACGGCTGTCGTGCATGAACCGTACGCGAAGCGCTACGACTTCACGAGCGCGCTGGCCGTGCAGTTGCTGAAGTCGATGGCGCCCGGGTTGCAGCCGCTGCTCGACGAACCTGCTTCGAAAGACACGCCGAAAGTGGCCGCAAGCACGGTGCCAAAGGATCAATAA
- a CDS encoding ATP-binding cassette domain-containing protein, translating into MSTTPSTTNGTTPVLQARGLIKRYGQVTALDGCDFEVMPGEIMAVIGDNGAGKSSLIKALSGALVPDEGDLLLDGKAVKFRSPLDARQQGIETVYQDLAVAPAMSIAENLFLARELVKPGWRGKIFKIIDKRRMLEEATNAMKDLQIGIRSMRQAVETLSGGQRQGVAVARSAAFARHVVILDEPTAALGVKEGNMVLELIRRVRDRGLPVILISHNMPHVFEIADRIHIQRLGRRAALVNKNDIHMSDAVAIMTGAKQADVRAIA; encoded by the coding sequence ATGTCGACAACCCCCTCTACCACCAACGGCACGACGCCCGTTCTGCAAGCGCGCGGTCTCATCAAGCGCTACGGCCAGGTCACCGCGCTCGACGGCTGCGACTTCGAAGTGATGCCCGGCGAAATCATGGCCGTGATCGGCGATAACGGCGCGGGCAAGTCATCCCTCATCAAGGCGCTCTCGGGCGCGCTCGTACCCGATGAAGGCGACCTGCTGCTCGACGGCAAAGCGGTCAAGTTCCGCAGTCCGCTCGACGCGCGCCAGCAAGGCATCGAAACCGTCTATCAGGATCTCGCGGTAGCTCCCGCCATGAGCATCGCGGAGAATCTGTTCCTCGCGCGTGAACTCGTGAAGCCGGGCTGGCGCGGCAAGATCTTCAAGATCATCGACAAGCGCCGCATGCTCGAAGAAGCGACCAATGCGATGAAAGACCTGCAGATCGGCATCCGCTCGATGCGCCAGGCCGTCGAAACCCTCTCGGGCGGTCAGCGCCAGGGCGTCGCGGTGGCGCGCAGCGCGGCCTTCGCGCGGCACGTCGTGATTCTCGACGAACCGACGGCGGCGCTCGGCGTGAAGGAAGGCAACATGGTGCTGGAGCTGATCCGGCGCGTGCGCGACCGCGGCCTGCCTGTCATCCTGATCAGTCACAACATGCCGCATGTGTTCGAAATCGCGGACCGCATTCACATTCAACGGCTCGGACGGCGCGCGGCGCTCGTCAACAAGAACGACATCCACATGTCGGATGCTGTCGCGATCATGACGGGCGCGAAACAGGCCGACGTGCGGGCCATCGCATGA
- a CDS encoding MCP four helix bundle domain-containing protein, producing the protein MTIRHRITLLVVLMLVALSAIGGYAVYQTRGSAADVRQVTQGVVPSALASADLVSQVKDVQLATMTLVYSPDANMVEQAQKELAAKEKSLREALDVQAKAAASHAQEGLVTQARDSLANYFAAINDTAKMKAEGKNDLAQAYLFANVAQYRDELEGIVETLRIEKNRQKDEAIDALNTGLATTTTAIGSASGAAILVLIAIGLLLYRQITRPLSRMQEMMSEIASSQDFTRRVPVGRMDEIGHSIVAFNGMIEKIQQSSAQLKQKTADIQAMLQNMQQGILTVVEDAKIHSEYSAYLEEIFETKDIAGRALMDLVFGDSDLGSDTVSQVEAAVLACIGEDSINFEFNQHLLVNELTRKMPDGRVKTLDLSWSAITDESDTVMRLMLCVRDVTELRQLAAEAGEQKRRLEMIGEILAVSEEKFHHFVESATGFINENERIIRQHAQVNEPAVAELFRNMHTIKGNARTYSLQHLTSIVHETEQRYDALRQPEAAHEWDQEQLIVELARVKEALQHYATINEVSLGRRKAGRVGSAERYLMVDREHIQESLRLLDAANPADMLDLLTARDSVRRTLRLLGTEKVEEALAGVLHSLPSLAAELGKAAPAVRIDDNGYRVRTQAGSMLKNVFMHLLRNSVDHGIEPAAQRVALGKPEAGVIDIEVGVAEGALQITLSDDGRGLALSRIRGIAADRGWLQPDSQLSDEAVAEFIFRPGFSTAQNVTEVSGRGVGMDAVRDFIRREGGRIELRFTDDHAGADFRQFQTIVYLPENCAVDSVGTSMHDAAQTVSSIQANAHFE; encoded by the coding sequence ATGACCATCCGTCACCGCATCACTCTACTGGTGGTGTTGATGCTGGTCGCCTTGTCGGCGATCGGCGGATACGCTGTCTATCAGACTCGCGGCAGCGCCGCAGACGTCCGGCAAGTGACGCAAGGCGTCGTGCCGAGCGCGCTGGCTTCCGCTGACCTTGTCTCGCAGGTCAAGGACGTGCAGCTCGCGACGATGACACTCGTCTATTCGCCCGACGCGAACATGGTCGAGCAGGCGCAAAAAGAACTCGCGGCGAAAGAGAAGTCATTGCGAGAAGCGCTGGACGTGCAGGCGAAAGCAGCGGCGAGCCATGCACAGGAAGGGCTCGTCACGCAGGCGCGCGACAGCCTCGCCAACTACTTCGCGGCTATCAACGACACCGCGAAAATGAAGGCCGAAGGCAAGAACGATCTCGCGCAAGCCTATCTGTTCGCGAACGTCGCGCAGTACCGCGATGAACTCGAAGGCATCGTCGAAACGCTGCGAATCGAAAAGAACCGCCAGAAAGACGAAGCCATCGACGCATTGAATACCGGTCTCGCGACGACTACGACGGCGATTGGCAGCGCATCGGGCGCGGCGATTCTGGTGTTGATCGCAATTGGCCTGCTGCTATACCGGCAGATCACGCGACCGCTATCGCGCATGCAGGAGATGATGAGCGAGATCGCTTCGAGCCAGGACTTCACGCGCCGCGTGCCCGTGGGCCGCATGGACGAAATCGGTCATTCGATCGTCGCGTTCAACGGCATGATCGAAAAGATCCAGCAAAGCTCCGCGCAACTGAAGCAGAAGACCGCCGATATTCAGGCGATGTTGCAGAACATGCAGCAGGGCATTCTGACGGTTGTCGAAGACGCGAAGATTCACTCGGAGTACTCGGCCTATCTGGAAGAGATCTTCGAAACGAAGGATATCGCCGGGCGTGCGCTGATGGACCTCGTATTCGGCGACAGCGACCTGGGTTCGGATACCGTGTCGCAAGTCGAAGCAGCCGTGCTGGCGTGCATCGGCGAAGACAGCATCAACTTCGAGTTCAACCAGCATTTGCTCGTCAACGAACTGACGCGCAAGATGCCCGACGGCCGCGTAAAAACGCTTGATTTGAGCTGGTCTGCGATCACCGACGAAAGCGACACGGTGATGCGCCTGATGCTGTGCGTGCGTGACGTGACCGAGTTGCGCCAGCTTGCCGCGGAAGCGGGCGAACAGAAACGCCGCCTTGAAATGATCGGTGAAATTCTCGCGGTGAGCGAGGAGAAGTTCCACCATTTCGTTGAGAGTGCAACGGGCTTCATCAACGAGAACGAGCGCATCATCCGTCAGCATGCGCAGGTCAACGAGCCGGCTGTCGCGGAACTGTTCCGCAACATGCATACCATCAAGGGCAATGCGCGGACCTACAGCCTGCAGCATCTGACCAGCATCGTGCACGAAACCGAGCAGCGTTACGACGCATTGCGTCAACCCGAAGCGGCGCACGAATGGGATCAGGAACAACTGATTGTCGAACTGGCGCGCGTGAAAGAAGCGCTGCAGCACTACGCGACGATCAACGAAGTGAGCCTCGGCCGACGCAAGGCGGGTCGTGTCGGCAGCGCCGAACGTTATCTGATGGTGGATCGCGAGCATATTCAGGAAAGCCTGCGCCTGCTCGATGCGGCGAACCCGGCTGACATGCTCGATCTGCTGACGGCGCGCGATTCGGTGCGCAGAACATTGCGCCTGCTTGGTACGGAGAAAGTCGAAGAGGCGCTCGCCGGCGTGCTGCACTCGTTGCCCTCGCTTGCCGCCGAGCTTGGCAAGGCCGCACCCGCCGTGCGTATCGACGACAACGGCTATCGCGTTCGCACGCAGGCGGGCAGCATGCTCAAGAACGTGTTCATGCATCTGCTGCGCAATTCCGTCGATCACGGCATCGAGCCCGCCGCGCAGCGTGTCGCGCTCGGCAAGCCGGAAGCGGGCGTCATCGATATCGAAGTGGGCGTCGCCGAAGGTGCATTGCAGATCACGTTGAGCGACGATGGACGCGGTCTCGCGCTGTCGCGTATTCGCGGCATCGCGGCTGATCGCGGCTGGCTTCAGCCCGATTCGCAATTGAGCGACGAAGCGGTGGCGGAATTCATCTTCCGTCCGGGCTTCTCGACTGCGCAGAACGTGACGGAAGTGTCGGGGCGCGGTGTCGGCATGGATGCGGTGCGCGATTTCATCCGGCGCGAAGGC
- a CDS encoding ROK family transcriptional regulator codes for MDTGTRSPLKRTVGSNQVGMRQFNERIVLQAIRLHGPLPKADVGRLTRLSMQTVSMIVERLIDDGLLEKQARVRGRIGQPSVPIALRAEGAYTIGVKVGRRSLDVLAMDFLGRVCCREVQEYAYPDPRTLFPALESKLARINEALGARREKVVGVGVAAPLWLGGWRDFLGAPREALDAWNDIDIRARIASMTGLPVEFAKDTTAACAAELVMGQGRGIHNFLYLFVGTFIGGGLVIDGRLHGGPHDNAGAVGSIPIMSGNARQPAQQLLHAASGFVLEKLFVDAGAPATAAHDHRALSPDLWRLTEQWLDTACPAIAGALTNAAALLDLEAVVIDGEVDRQLVREIIRRTERVLDKFEWEGIVRPQLLEGTIGSDARAMGGAILPLYAHFAPMHELFLKPATDVSY; via the coding sequence ATGGATACGGGCACTCGCTCACCGCTGAAACGCACAGTCGGCTCGAACCAGGTCGGCATGCGGCAGTTCAACGAACGCATCGTGCTGCAGGCGATCCGTTTGCATGGCCCGCTGCCGAAGGCCGACGTGGGCCGGCTCACGCGTCTGTCGATGCAGACCGTGTCGATGATCGTCGAGCGATTGATCGACGATGGTCTGCTCGAAAAGCAGGCACGCGTGCGCGGACGCATCGGGCAGCCTTCCGTGCCCATCGCGTTGCGCGCGGAAGGCGCCTATACGATCGGCGTGAAGGTCGGACGGCGCAGCCTCGATGTGCTCGCGATGGATTTTCTCGGACGCGTTTGCTGCCGCGAAGTGCAGGAGTACGCGTATCCCGATCCGCGCACGCTGTTCCCCGCGCTCGAAAGCAAGCTCGCGCGCATCAACGAGGCGCTCGGCGCGCGACGCGAGAAAGTGGTCGGCGTCGGCGTGGCGGCGCCGCTGTGGCTCGGCGGCTGGCGCGATTTTCTCGGCGCGCCGCGCGAAGCGCTCGATGCGTGGAACGACATCGACATCCGCGCGCGCATCGCGTCGATGACGGGCCTGCCCGTCGAGTTCGCAAAAGACACGACAGCCGCTTGCGCCGCCGAACTGGTGATGGGCCAGGGGCGCGGCATCCATAACTTTTTGTATCTGTTTGTCGGCACGTTCATCGGCGGCGGACTGGTGATCGACGGACGCCTGCATGGCGGCCCGCACGACAACGCGGGCGCGGTCGGCTCGATACCCATCATGAGCGGCAACGCGCGTCAACCGGCGCAACAGTTGCTGCACGCGGCATCGGGCTTCGTGCTCGAAAAACTGTTCGTCGATGCGGGCGCGCCCGCCACTGCCGCGCACGATCATCGCGCGTTGTCGCCGGACCTGTGGCGGCTCACCGAGCAATGGCTCGATACCGCGTGTCCCGCGATTGCGGGCGCATTGACGAACGCAGCGGCGCTGCTCGATCTCGAAGCAGTGGTGATCGACGGCGAAGTGGACCGGCAACTGGTGCGCGAGATCATTCGCCGCACGGAGCGCGTGCTCGACAAATTCGAATGGGAAGGCATCGTGCGCCCGCAATTGCTCGAAGGCACGATCGGCTCTGACGCGCGCGCGATGGGCGGCGCGATCCTGCCGCTCTACGCGCACTTCGCGCCGATGCACGAACTCTTCCTGAAGCCCGCCACCGATGTGAGTTATTGA
- a CDS encoding sugar ABC transporter substrate-binding protein, producing the protein MNPISRRQLRRASRTQPIVKGIAAACVAASALWCASASLAADQPVVGLITKTDTNPFFVKMKQGAESAAQKDGAKLLTAAGKFDGDNAAQVTAIENMITAGAKAILITPSDTKAIVPSIKKARAAGALVIALDTPTDPQEATDALFATDNFKAGVLIGQYAKASLGGKPAKIATLDLAPGVSVGVLRHNGFLQGMGVKEGDPSIVCSQDTRGDQSKGQTAMENCLQKAPDINVVYTINEPAAAGAYRALKAAGKDKSVMIVSIDGGCEGVRNVKAGAIAATSQQYPLKMAELGVQAGVDYAKTGKKVSGYHDTGVTLITDKPQGGVDSKDTKFGLDNCWGNK; encoded by the coding sequence ATGAACCCGATTTCCCGCAGGCAACTGCGCCGCGCGTCCCGCACGCAACCCATCGTCAAGGGCATCGCCGCTGCGTGCGTCGCTGCGTCTGCGCTGTGGTGCGCGAGCGCCAGTCTCGCGGCCGATCAGCCCGTCGTCGGCCTGATCACGAAGACCGACACCAACCCGTTCTTCGTCAAGATGAAGCAAGGCGCGGAATCCGCCGCGCAGAAAGACGGCGCGAAGCTGTTGACCGCCGCCGGCAAGTTCGACGGCGACAACGCGGCGCAGGTCACGGCCATCGAGAACATGATCACGGCGGGCGCAAAGGCGATCCTCATCACGCCGAGCGACACGAAGGCGATCGTGCCGAGCATCAAGAAGGCGCGTGCGGCAGGCGCGCTCGTCATCGCGCTCGATACGCCGACCGACCCGCAGGAAGCCACCGACGCCCTCTTCGCCACCGACAACTTCAAGGCAGGCGTGCTGATTGGCCAGTATGCGAAGGCCTCGCTAGGCGGCAAGCCCGCGAAGATCGCGACACTCGATCTCGCGCCCGGCGTGTCCGTCGGCGTGCTGCGTCACAACGGCTTTTTGCAGGGCATGGGCGTGAAGGAAGGCGATCCGTCGATCGTCTGCAGCCAGGACACGCGCGGCGACCAGTCGAAGGGCCAGACGGCGATGGAAAACTGCCTGCAGAAAGCACCCGACATCAACGTCGTCTACACGATCAACGAACCGGCCGCGGCAGGCGCGTATCGCGCGCTGAAGGCTGCGGGCAAGGACAAGAGCGTGATGATCGTGTCGATCGACGGCGGCTGTGAAGGCGTACGCAACGTGAAGGCCGGTGCCATCGCCGCGACCTCGCAGCAGTATCCGTTGAAGATGGCCGAACTCGGCGTGCAGGCAGGCGTCGACTACGCGAAGACGGGCAAGAAGGTCTCCGGCTATCACGACACGGGCGTCACGCTGATTACCGACAAGCCGCAAGGCGGTGTCGACAGCAAGGACACGAAGTTCGGCCTCGACAACTGTTGGGGCAACAAGTAA
- a CDS encoding YihY/virulence factor BrkB family protein: MNRTRNRALHFVATHPARFALQVVKAFRKNQGLLLAGAIAYYALLSIVPLLILVAIAFSHFVGEKLLLDTLARLLEWLVPGQARAIVRELANFLANRTVIGWFLVVTMIFFSSLAFTVLENALSIIFVHRVAIRRRHFLLSAILPYLFSLSLGIGVLLVTLVSSSLHAVASDSIVLFGHTISLTGATRIVLYLLGVAGEIFVLTAIYLVIPAGRTTLRHALFGAVAAAVLWEVTRRVLVWYFATLSQVSVVYGSLTTAIIVLFSLEALATLMLFGAQMIAEYERLNAGPIEPAAQPFVTS, from the coding sequence GTGAACAGGACGCGCAATCGCGCGCTGCATTTCGTCGCGACGCATCCCGCGCGCTTCGCGTTGCAGGTGGTCAAGGCGTTCCGAAAGAACCAGGGGCTGCTGCTTGCGGGCGCGATCGCCTATTACGCGCTGCTGTCCATCGTGCCGCTTTTGATTCTGGTCGCCATCGCGTTCAGTCATTTCGTCGGCGAAAAGCTGCTGCTCGATACGCTGGCGCGTTTGCTCGAATGGCTGGTGCCGGGACAGGCGCGCGCGATCGTCAGAGAGCTTGCCAACTTTCTCGCGAACCGCACGGTGATCGGCTGGTTTCTCGTCGTCACGATGATCTTCTTCAGTTCGCTCGCCTTCACGGTGCTCGAGAATGCGCTGTCGATCATCTTCGTGCATCGCGTTGCGATCCGGCGCAGGCATTTTCTGCTGTCGGCGATCCTGCCTTATCTGTTCAGCCTTTCGTTGGGGATTGGCGTGCTGCTCGTCACGCTCGTGTCGAGCAGTCTTCACGCCGTCGCGAGCGATAGCATCGTACTGTTCGGTCACACCATTTCCCTGACGGGTGCCACGCGCATCGTGCTGTATCTGCTCGGTGTTGCCGGCGAGATTTTCGTCCTCACTGCCATCTATCTGGTGATACCCGCGGGACGCACGACGCTGCGGCACGCGCTGTTCGGCGCGGTCGCGGCCGCCGTGTTGTGGGAAGTCACACGGCGCGTGCTGGTGTGGTACTTCGCGACGTTATCGCAGGTGAGCGTCGTCTATGGATCGCTGACGACGGCCATCATCGTGCTATTCAGCCTCGAAGCGCTGGCGACGCTGATGCTGTTCGGCGCGCAAATGATCGCCGAATACGAACGGCTCAATGCGGGTCCGATAGAGCCTGCCGCGCAGCCATTCGTCACGAGCTAG
- a CDS encoding ABC transporter permease, with protein MSTPTAPAHNHRRFADHLPSLAEAGPLVALVLACIFFISQSDRFLSFQNLSLIMQQTMVVAVIAIGQTLIVLTGGIDLSCGMLMAFGSIVMTKFAVVMGVPPVIAIACGVAASMLFGLLNGVLITRIKLPAFIVTLGTLNIAFAATQLYSNAESVSNLPDAMMFFGNTFNLGPATVTYGTVLTLLMYLGTWFVLRDTVPGRHLYALGNNPEAARLMGLSAQRILITVYTLAGALYGIAALLSVSRTGVGDPQAGQTENLDSITAVVLGGTSLFGGRGSIAGTLLGALIVGVFRNGLTLMGVSSVYQVLITGILVILAVAADKLSRRGAR; from the coding sequence ATGTCGACTCCTACCGCCCCCGCTCACAACCATCGCCGGTTCGCGGATCATCTGCCATCGCTTGCCGAAGCGGGTCCGCTCGTCGCGCTCGTGCTCGCGTGCATCTTTTTCATCTCGCAGAGCGACCGCTTTCTGTCATTCCAGAACCTGTCGCTAATCATGCAGCAGACGATGGTGGTCGCCGTCATCGCCATTGGTCAAACCTTGATCGTGCTGACGGGCGGCATCGATCTGTCGTGCGGGATGTTGATGGCGTTCGGCTCGATCGTGATGACGAAATTCGCCGTCGTGATGGGCGTGCCACCCGTCATAGCGATCGCTTGCGGCGTCGCTGCGAGCATGCTGTTCGGCTTGCTCAACGGTGTGCTGATCACGCGCATCAAGCTGCCCGCGTTCATCGTCACGCTCGGCACGTTGAATATCGCCTTCGCGGCCACGCAGCTCTATTCGAACGCGGAGAGCGTATCGAATCTGCCCGACGCAATGATGTTCTTCGGCAACACCTTCAATCTCGGGCCGGCCACCGTCACCTACGGCACCGTGCTCACACTGCTGATGTATCTCGGGACATGGTTCGTGTTGCGCGACACGGTGCCCGGCCGTCACCTCTACGCGCTCGGCAACAACCCGGAAGCCGCGCGCCTGATGGGCCTTTCCGCGCAACGCATCCTGATCACCGTGTACACCCTGGCGGGCGCGCTCTACGGCATCGCTGCGCTGCTCTCCGTGTCACGCACGGGTGTCGGCGATCCGCAAGCGGGACAAACCGAGAACCTCGACAGCATCACGGCCGTCGTGCTGGGCGGTACGAGTCTGTTCGGCGGACGCGGTTCGATTGCGGGCACGCTGCTGGGCGCGTTGATTGTCGGCGTGTTCCGCAATGGCTTGACCTTGATGGGTGTGTCGTCGGTGTACCAGGTGTTGATCACCGGCATTCTCGTGATTCTCGCAGTCGCCGCCGACAAGCTGTCGCGCCGCGGCGCACGTTGA